A window of the Listeria swaminathanii genome harbors these coding sequences:
- a CDS encoding FtsK/SpoIIIE family DNA translocase, producing the protein MATQKKKTSGRKKSSTRSKKKQSASFRLEITGVVLIAIGIIGLLQLGFVGRGFFALAEMFVGLLSYVLLAGSVILGGYMVIRRKMPHLFSKRLVGIYLIILGFLTYIHMYFIIHNLGANASVISSTWKLVLENLFRPNQVGFVGGGMIGAVITSITYFLLDRLGTNLIAALLIIYGFSLVSGISIRQFFAKITEFVRYLFTKGKVATEKGKEVKAKRDKKKAEKIVEAEPDEVMDLIEPVQEEKVPPIISNFSSKVEQEQAPVEEKIEQKEPALEMFQQESFENEIYQLPPVDILAPAKVTDQSKEYDQIKVNAKKLEDTFESFGVKAKITQVHLGPAVTKYEVQPSVGVKVSKIVSLSDDIALALAAKDIRIEAPIPGKSAIGIEVANQNVAMVSLREVLENNPKNNPEEKLQIALGRDISGEAMMASLDKMPHLLVAGATGSGKSVCINGIITSILLRAKPHEVKMMMIDPKMVELNVYNGIPHLLAPVVTNPKKAAQALQKVVAEMERRYDLFSHTGTRNMQGYNDYVKKQNELNDEKQPALPFIVVIVDELADLMMVASNDVEDAITRLAQMARAAGIHLIIATQRPSVDVITGVIKANIPSRIAFAVSSSIDSRTILDMGGAEKLLGRGDMLLLPVGSSKPTRIQGAFLSDAEVEDVVNYVISQQKAQYSEEMIPDDIPEVEGEVTDELYHEAVELVVEMQTASVSMLQRKFRIGYNRAARLIDEMEQRGVVGPHEGSKPRRVNVEISPEHE; encoded by the coding sequence ATGGCGACACAGAAGAAAAAAACGAGCGGACGAAAAAAATCGTCAACACGTTCAAAGAAAAAACAATCAGCCTCTTTTCGTTTAGAAATAACTGGGGTTGTTTTGATAGCAATAGGAATTATCGGACTTTTACAACTAGGTTTTGTTGGCCGAGGTTTTTTTGCGCTGGCTGAAATGTTTGTTGGTCTTCTAAGCTATGTATTACTTGCTGGAAGTGTGATACTCGGCGGTTACATGGTGATTAGAAGGAAAATGCCGCACCTTTTTAGCAAACGGTTAGTAGGGATTTATCTAATTATTTTAGGTTTTTTAACATATATACATATGTATTTTATTATTCACAACTTAGGGGCAAATGCGTCCGTTATTTCTAGTACATGGAAATTAGTGCTAGAAAATCTATTTAGACCAAATCAAGTGGGCTTTGTTGGTGGAGGGATGATTGGAGCTGTCATTACTTCGATTACGTACTTCTTATTAGACCGTCTCGGCACTAATTTGATTGCTGCGCTACTAATTATTTATGGCTTTTCCCTTGTATCAGGTATTTCTATCCGCCAATTTTTCGCGAAAATAACAGAATTTGTGCGTTACCTATTTACAAAAGGAAAAGTGGCAACGGAAAAAGGCAAAGAAGTAAAAGCAAAACGAGATAAAAAGAAAGCTGAGAAAATCGTAGAAGCAGAGCCAGACGAAGTAATGGATCTAATAGAGCCTGTTCAAGAAGAAAAAGTACCACCGATTATTTCTAATTTCAGCTCAAAAGTGGAACAAGAACAAGCGCCAGTAGAAGAAAAAATAGAACAAAAAGAACCAGCGTTAGAAATGTTCCAACAAGAATCTTTTGAAAATGAGATTTATCAATTACCGCCAGTAGATATTTTAGCTCCAGCCAAAGTGACTGATCAAAGTAAAGAATATGATCAAATTAAAGTGAATGCTAAAAAACTAGAAGATACCTTTGAAAGTTTTGGTGTAAAAGCGAAAATTACACAAGTACACCTTGGACCAGCTGTTACAAAATACGAGGTACAGCCATCTGTTGGTGTCAAAGTAAGTAAAATTGTTTCTTTAAGTGATGATATCGCCCTTGCTTTAGCTGCAAAAGATATCCGTATCGAAGCGCCAATTCCTGGAAAATCCGCGATTGGTATTGAGGTAGCAAATCAAAATGTGGCAATGGTATCCTTACGTGAAGTGTTAGAAAACAACCCTAAAAACAATCCAGAAGAGAAATTACAAATCGCGCTTGGTCGTGATATTTCTGGTGAAGCAATGATGGCTAGTTTGGATAAAATGCCCCATTTACTTGTCGCAGGGGCAACTGGTAGTGGGAAATCTGTTTGTATTAACGGTATTATTACGAGCATTTTACTTCGCGCTAAACCACATGAAGTGAAAATGATGATGATTGATCCAAAAATGGTCGAGCTAAATGTGTATAACGGCATTCCGCATTTACTTGCACCCGTTGTAACCAATCCTAAAAAAGCAGCACAAGCTTTACAAAAAGTTGTTGCTGAGATGGAACGCCGCTATGATTTATTCTCACATACTGGTACACGTAATATGCAAGGCTACAACGATTACGTGAAAAAACAAAATGAACTCAATGATGAAAAACAACCAGCGTTGCCATTTATCGTTGTTATTGTAGATGAATTAGCTGATTTAATGATGGTTGCTTCAAACGATGTAGAAGATGCAATTACACGACTTGCGCAAATGGCACGTGCGGCGGGAATACATTTAATTATCGCAACGCAACGACCATCTGTTGATGTTATTACCGGCGTTATTAAAGCAAATATCCCATCTCGAATTGCTTTTGCTGTATCAAGTTCCATTGACTCAAGAACCATTTTGGATATGGGTGGGGCAGAGAAATTACTAGGACGAGGAGACATGCTTTTGCTGCCAGTTGGATCAAGTAAGCCAACGCGGATTCAAGGAGCTTTTTTATCTGATGCAGAGGTAGAAGATGTTGTTAATTACGTTATTTCACAACAAAAAGCACAATATAGCGAAGAAATGATTCCTGATGATATTCCAGAAGTTGAGGGAGAAGTGACGGATGAACTTTATCATGAAGCGGTAGAACTTGTTGTAGAAATGCAAACAGCTTCCGTTTCGATGTTACAAAGAAAATTCCGAATCGGCTATAATCGTGCGGCAAGATTGATTGATGAGATGGAACAAAGAGGCGTTGTTGGCCCGCATGAAGGCAGCAAGCCAAGACGAGTGAATGTTGAAATTAGCCCTGAACACGAATAA
- the proG gene encoding pyrroline-5-carboxylate reductase ProG, producing MTKIGFIGFGSMASLIATKIIETEVAAPEEIILYSSSENEHFKQFYDKYPTAELASHEAEVFTKAAHSFICKLPLAVLPIIKDCAAVLTSERHVVSIAAGVSTSDILAISPELQISKLIPSITTAVGVGTTLIAHADTVTKTNSTWLESTFEHFGHVMTIREENIDIASDLTSSSPGIIAAIFEQFVEAALRRSSLSDAEVFQMINFALAGTSKLLVEEDYTFSGLIERVATKGGITAEGVELSESELPKFFDELLDRTQTKYASSKKEIQAQKQDLLS from the coding sequence ATGACAAAAATAGGGTTTATTGGTTTTGGAAGCATGGCGTCGTTAATTGCGACTAAAATAATTGAAACTGAGGTTGCAGCTCCCGAAGAAATCATCCTTTATTCCAGTTCCGAAAACGAGCATTTTAAACAATTTTATGATAAATATCCAACCGCGGAATTAGCTAGTCATGAAGCAGAAGTATTTACAAAAGCAGCGCACAGCTTTATTTGTAAATTACCGCTTGCTGTTTTGCCAATTATAAAAGATTGTGCGGCAGTACTAACATCGGAACGTCATGTAGTTTCCATCGCGGCGGGAGTTAGCACTTCGGATATTTTGGCTATCTCTCCTGAGTTACAAATTAGTAAATTAATCCCTTCTATTACGACTGCTGTTGGCGTAGGAACCACTTTAATCGCGCATGCGGATACTGTTACTAAAACGAATAGCACTTGGTTAGAAAGCACATTTGAGCATTTTGGACATGTTATGACCATTCGCGAAGAAAATATCGATATTGCAAGTGATTTAACTAGCTCTTCCCCTGGTATTATTGCTGCTATTTTTGAGCAATTCGTGGAGGCTGCTCTTAGGAGATCTTCACTTTCGGATGCCGAAGTGTTCCAGATGATTAATTTTGCTTTAGCGGGCACATCCAAGCTGTTAGTGGAAGAAGATTATACATTTAGCGGATTGATTGAACGGGTTGCCACAAAAGGCGGTATCACAGCGGAAGGCGTGGAACTTAGCGAGTCTGAGTTACCGAAATTCTTTGATGAACTGCTTGACCGAACGCAAACAAAATATGCATCTAGTAAAAAAGAAATTCAAGCACAAAAACAGGATTTACTTTCATAA